The following are encoded together in the Adhaeribacter arboris genome:
- a CDS encoding response regulator transcription factor, with protein MKQLNLIIADDHPIFLKGLREGLEMEDDFKVVAQANNGLEAWHAVQTHRADVVVLDIDMPRMNGLEAAEKMLEQNPKLPIILLTMHKEKAPLLKALELGICGYVLKENAVTDIMHAIRMVAEGNPYISPEMSAFLLRKPQTVQKQKTQEAMELLTPAERQITQLIAQYKTSKEIADELFISEKTVFNHRMNISKKLNLTGKNSLLRFALEHFA; from the coding sequence ATGAAACAGCTTAACTTAATTATTGCCGATGATCATCCCATTTTTTTGAAAGGTTTACGGGAAGGACTGGAAATGGAAGATGATTTTAAAGTGGTGGCGCAAGCCAATAACGGTCTGGAAGCTTGGCACGCCGTGCAAACCCACCGTGCCGATGTGGTAGTGCTCGACATTGACATGCCCCGGATGAACGGTTTAGAAGCAGCCGAAAAAATGCTCGAACAAAATCCCAAATTACCTATTATCCTGCTTACCATGCACAAAGAAAAAGCGCCGCTGCTTAAAGCGCTGGAATTAGGTATTTGCGGCTACGTACTAAAAGAAAATGCCGTTACCGATATTATGCACGCTATTCGGATGGTAGCCGAAGGAAACCCGTACATTAGCCCGGAAATGTCGGCATTTTTACTCCGGAAACCGCAGACGGTGCAGAAACAAAAAACGCAGGAGGCCATGGAATTACTTACTCCCGCGGAAAGACAAATTACCCAACTAATTGCCCAGTATAAAACCAGCAAAGAAATTGCGGATGAGTTGTTCATCAGCGAGAAAACGGTTTTTAACCACCGCATGAATATTTCTAAAAAATTAAATTTAACGGGTAAGAACTCCCTGCTCCGCTTTGCTTTAGAACATTTTGCTTAA
- a CDS encoding RNA polymerase sigma factor, giving the protein MAYYPDPAEPVLLQGCLQNNRQAQRHLYEKYKDAMYTILFRMLNNEEEAADALQEGFLEVFRSLSSFKAQSSLGAWIKTIVVRAGLKKQRKTLFLEPLEEQVAFRSPIEWDQNLTGEYLDKAIRQLPDGYRNVFLLVEVEGYTHREVADLLNIAEGTSKSQLFQAKKLLQRLLKDVK; this is encoded by the coding sequence GTGGCGTATTATCCGGACCCTGCCGAACCCGTGCTTTTACAAGGCTGTCTGCAAAACAACCGGCAGGCTCAGCGCCATTTGTACGAAAAATACAAAGATGCCATGTACACCATTTTGTTCCGGATGTTGAACAACGAAGAAGAAGCCGCTGATGCTTTGCAGGAAGGTTTTCTGGAAGTATTTCGCAGTTTGTCAAGCTTTAAGGCTCAATCTTCCCTGGGAGCCTGGATTAAAACCATTGTTGTACGGGCTGGTCTGAAAAAACAACGCAAAACGCTTTTCCTGGAGCCTTTAGAAGAACAGGTTGCCTTTCGTTCGCCGATTGAATGGGACCAGAATTTAACGGGTGAATACTTGGATAAGGCGATTCGCCAATTACCGGATGGTTACCGGAATGTGTTTTTACTGGTAGAAGTAGAAGGATATACCCACCGCGAAGTAGCTGATTTATTGAACATTGCCGAAGGAACTTCCAAGTCGCAGCTTTTTCAGGCTAAAAAATTATTGCAACGCTTATTAAAGGATGTAAAATAA
- a CDS encoding DUF4097 family beta strand repeat-containing protein yields the protein MHYIRTYGFLLLHFFSVGRLLAQSKVQVVTKTVEQSFPYKAGEIIFIQGEKASIQVMGWTSQEVKVVLRLVAKAPTTEVAREALEYQRYILEKKRDAVQVKNYFAVPGGKFPIKALLLAEYEIWVPRESSLKIKNQYGNTTISNKNGETEVDTRYGNITLDQVKGNNIFKNYFGDFTAKNLGGQIRAQFNHTKTSIQGLSGKAEFNTTLGDMSLGDLTGIQSLKIDASKSDISLAATNAQANQYYFTTEFGNITVPESFRTPIKRKPNESATWQYGAAHLPAIHVKTTFGKITLETE from the coding sequence ATGCACTATATACGAACATACGGGTTTTTACTTCTGCACTTTTTTTCGGTGGGGCGGTTGCTGGCGCAAAGTAAGGTACAAGTAGTTACCAAAACGGTGGAGCAATCCTTTCCTTATAAAGCCGGTGAAATTATTTTTATACAAGGTGAGAAAGCCAGCATCCAGGTAATGGGCTGGACTAGTCAGGAAGTAAAAGTAGTACTCCGGCTGGTTGCCAAAGCTCCTACTACCGAAGTCGCCCGGGAAGCCCTCGAATACCAACGCTATATTCTGGAGAAAAAGAGAGACGCTGTGCAGGTAAAAAACTACTTTGCCGTTCCTGGTGGCAAATTTCCCATAAAAGCCCTTTTATTGGCTGAGTATGAAATATGGGTACCCCGGGAATCTTCTTTAAAAATTAAAAATCAATACGGAAATACCACTATATCAAATAAAAATGGCGAAACGGAAGTAGATACCCGCTATGGCAATATTACCCTGGACCAGGTAAAAGGAAACAATATTTTTAAAAATTATTTCGGCGATTTTACCGCAAAAAACCTAGGCGGGCAAATCCGGGCCCAATTCAATCACACCAAAACCAGCATACAGGGTTTATCGGGCAAAGCAGAATTTAATACTACTTTAGGCGATATGAGTTTAGGCGATTTAACGGGTATTCAAAGTTTAAAAATTGATGCGTCTAAATCCGATATCAGTTTGGCTGCTACCAATGCCCAAGCGAATCAATACTACTTTACCACTGAATTTGGGAATATCACGGTCCCGGAAAGTTTTCGCACGCCAATTAAGCGCAAACCGAACGAGTCGGCTACCTGGCAATACGGTGCCGCCCATTTGCCGGCCATACATGTTAAAACCACTTTTGGCAAAATTACCCTGGAAACCGAATGA
- a CDS encoding Kelch repeat-containing protein, producing MAINRVKAASHKSAIVTATNSFTSSFSLVFGASPAFENKQYTFTLPENSALGTSVGTIKATAADGASLTYKITAGNTNQAFALDSTTGALTLAKFLNRHTQSSYQLSVRASDSTGLADSASVAITLIAPTEEIAVDKVTWSSLSDQPYIFYEGQGKSVNGKWYTFSGFDSEKPSFTPTSRSYYFDPAINTWEPIAPMPPMNGTNYGGVTHAGFTTDNNDIYFAGGYTANESGKGQILGTKEVWKYVVNKDRYERLPDLPRISATGQLEYLQGKLHYIAGTDRVKKIDLDDHYVLDLDNLAAGWDTLAPLPSARQHAGSAVYEGKIYFIGGQTGHDEGSVATRLVHVYDPQTNNWTRVADIPVQENTVGIAHISSSVVVRGNQIIVIGGEYEFQKGTRLVSAYSPATDTWDDLTPLPLIMRGGVATLIGGKLYYTGGKNVRRTYVGEPLSEQKIIRLALVNAENGEEIRLIGKGATVNLANLPTSKVSIRATTSPNAVGSVVFQLSGAQTVTQTESKLPYALLGDRPDSTYVPWNPVPGEYTLDVTPYSAAGGKGLPGTTLKINFTITDAPLVTNLTTTNNLKYELDTLNLGVPIYTDRTYVTTSVPEHLINSVIVKTPNDDKYNNGAGVFALELTRPATVYVAYDPRVKVLPGWLENWQKQKEEILVNDEKNNRYQLYSQSFTAGPITFDGNRASPAAGSLSNYFVVIKAQQDTSKLVTGIDKQAGSVNQNNRLLKVYPNPINKGEKLSLTLENFGKKEEVSLTLYDVAGRTMLTQNLMTNYLGNANLIIPVPSLLRSGVYIIKIVSASGTRQQKLVVQ from the coding sequence GTGGCAATTAATCGCGTAAAAGCAGCGTCCCACAAATCCGCCATAGTTACGGCTACCAACTCTTTTACAAGTTCTTTTTCCCTGGTTTTTGGTGCATCGCCTGCTTTTGAAAACAAGCAATATACTTTTACTTTGCCGGAAAATTCTGCGCTGGGTACCAGTGTGGGAACCATAAAAGCCACAGCTGCCGATGGCGCCAGTTTAACCTATAAAATAACCGCCGGCAATACTAACCAAGCTTTTGCCCTGGATTCTACCACCGGCGCCTTAACCTTAGCCAAATTCCTAAATCGGCACACGCAGAGTAGTTATCAGTTGAGCGTGCGGGCCTCGGATAGCACCGGACTTGCGGATAGTGCCAGCGTAGCTATTACCCTGATTGCCCCAACCGAAGAAATTGCCGTGGACAAAGTTACCTGGAGTTCCTTATCCGATCAGCCTTATATATTTTACGAAGGACAAGGTAAAAGCGTGAATGGCAAATGGTATACTTTTAGTGGTTTCGATAGCGAAAAGCCGAGCTTTACTCCCACAAGCCGATCTTATTATTTTGACCCGGCCATTAACACCTGGGAACCCATCGCGCCCATGCCCCCCATGAACGGCACTAATTACGGCGGCGTAACGCACGCCGGTTTTACCACCGATAATAACGACATTTACTTTGCCGGCGGCTATACTGCCAATGAAAGCGGTAAAGGACAGATTTTAGGTACGAAAGAAGTTTGGAAATACGTAGTAAACAAAGATCGTTACGAACGTTTACCGGACCTGCCCCGGATTAGCGCTACCGGGCAATTAGAATACCTCCAGGGCAAACTGCATTATATTGCCGGTACCGACCGGGTAAAAAAAATTGACCTGGACGACCATTACGTGCTGGATTTAGATAACCTAGCGGCCGGTTGGGATACTCTGGCACCTCTGCCCAGTGCGCGGCAGCACGCGGGCTCGGCGGTATACGAAGGAAAAATTTACTTTATCGGGGGGCAAACCGGCCACGACGAAGGTTCGGTAGCTACCCGTTTGGTGCACGTGTACGATCCGCAAACCAATAACTGGACCCGGGTTGCCGATATTCCCGTGCAGGAAAACACCGTCGGTATTGCGCATATTTCGTCGTCGGTAGTAGTAAGAGGTAACCAGATAATTGTCATTGGGGGCGAATACGAGTTTCAGAAAGGAACCCGGCTGGTTTCGGCGTATTCCCCGGCCACTGATACCTGGGACGATCTTACTCCTTTACCTCTCATTATGCGCGGAGGGGTGGCTACGCTTATAGGAGGTAAACTATATTATACTGGTGGCAAAAACGTGCGGCGCACCTATGTGGGCGAACCCTTATCGGAACAAAAAATTATCCGCTTAGCCTTGGTAAACGCCGAAAATGGCGAAGAAATCCGGTTAATTGGGAAAGGAGCAACCGTAAACCTGGCTAATTTACCTACAAGTAAGGTAAGTATTCGCGCTACTACCAGTCCGAATGCCGTGGGCAGTGTGGTATTTCAATTGAGCGGCGCTCAAACGGTAACGCAAACGGAATCTAAGTTGCCTTACGCCTTATTAGGTGATCGGCCGGATTCTACTTATGTGCCCTGGAACCCGGTGCCAGGAGAATATACCTTAGATGTTACTCCTTATTCGGCAGCAGGAGGCAAGGGATTACCGGGGACTACTTTAAAAATTAATTTTACTATTACCGATGCGCCTTTAGTAACCAATTTAACAACTACTAACAATTTAAAGTATGAGTTAGATACTCTTAACCTGGGAGTTCCCATTTACACCGACCGTACTTATGTAACGACTTCGGTGCCGGAGCATTTAATAAATTCAGTTATTGTTAAAACGCCAAACGATGACAAATACAATAACGGGGCGGGAGTATTTGCTTTGGAGCTAACCCGGCCGGCAACGGTTTATGTAGCTTACGACCCACGGGTAAAGGTTTTACCGGGCTGGTTAGAAAATTGGCAAAAACAGAAGGAGGAGATTTTAGTAAATGATGAGAAAAATAACCGTTACCAGCTTTATAGCCAATCCTTTACTGCGGGCCCCATCACTTTCGACGGCAACCGGGCTAGTCCGGCGGCGGGTTCTTTAAGTAATTACTTTGTGGTTATTAAAGCACAACAGGATACGTCCAAGTTAGTTACCGGCATTGACAAGCAAGCTGGCAGTGTAAATCAAAACAACCGGCTGCTTAAGGTTTATCCTAATCCCATTAACAAAGGTGAAAAGTTATCTTTAACTCTGGAAAACTTCGGCAAAAAAGAAGAAGTATCGCTTACCTTATACGATGTAGCGGGTCGGACGATGCTTACCCAAAATTTAATGACTAACTACCTGGGGAATGCCAATTTAATTATTCCGGTACCGTCGTTGCTCCGATCGGGGGTATATATTATAAAAATTGTAAGCGCATCGGGTACCCGACAGCAGAAACTGGTTGTTCAGTAA
- a CDS encoding SDR family NAD(P)-dependent oxidoreductase, whose protein sequence is MVIIFLSGCATSIVGHSGQQKTAGKTFVIVGAASGFGRGVAEQLGTYKANVVLAVRRTDLLEEIATNIRTAGGTALVVSTDISKPEEVERLLETTLREYKKVDVCINMAGVGGIGCF, encoded by the coding sequence TTGGTAATTATATTTCTGAGCGGTTGCGCCACTTCAATAGTAGGGCATTCTGGACAGCAAAAAACAGCGGGTAAAACCTTCGTGATTGTGGGAGCTGCGAGTGGTTTTGGCCGGGGAGTAGCCGAACAACTAGGAACTTATAAAGCCAACGTAGTTCTGGCGGTCCGCCGCACCGATTTACTCGAAGAAATTGCCACCAACATACGGACTGCCGGCGGAACGGCCCTAGTGGTTAGTACCGACATCAGCAAACCCGAAGAAGTAGAACGCCTGCTGGAAACCACTCTCCGGGAGTATAAAAAAGTAGACGTTTGCATTAATATGGCCGGTGTAGGTGGTATTGGCTGTTTTTGA
- a CDS encoding DUF6371 domain-containing protein produces the protein MNYTFVQSNRFKVAPTCPCGKNNKDGKFSPLILDGVTNPDLGHCYSCGNSFFPHLPAKAISVNLNFTPAPKAPLRIIAADLVQKTLKSYSINNFAIWLQAKYPTTADYLLQYFSIGTTRAGGTLFWYQDKAGQYRKPKRIYYQSNGHRVKATEDEAKSKPSPLAFTNQAGYEYCLFGEFQLIRYPASAKVVMVESEKSAIIGHVHFPDFIWVATGGAVSLKKEKAKVLQGRKVMIIPDMHQTGREGALRMQAILKEVGCRTRILEMDKHREDGDDIADILVRRAGM, from the coding sequence ATGAATTATACATTTGTCCAGTCGAACCGGTTTAAGGTGGCTCCTACCTGCCCGTGCGGCAAAAATAACAAAGACGGCAAGTTTTCCCCGCTTATTCTGGACGGCGTTACAAATCCTGACCTTGGGCACTGCTATAGCTGTGGTAATAGCTTTTTTCCCCATCTTCCGGCTAAAGCTATTTCGGTAAACCTGAATTTTACCCCGGCTCCTAAAGCGCCGCTCCGTATTATTGCCGCCGACCTGGTTCAAAAAACGTTAAAAAGCTATTCCATAAATAATTTCGCAATTTGGCTGCAAGCTAAATATCCTACTACCGCCGATTATTTGTTGCAGTATTTTTCCATTGGCACTACCAGAGCGGGCGGCACCTTATTCTGGTACCAGGACAAAGCCGGACAGTACCGCAAGCCCAAAAGAATTTACTACCAATCCAACGGCCACCGGGTAAAAGCCACCGAAGACGAAGCAAAAAGCAAACCTAGCCCTTTAGCATTTACCAACCAGGCAGGTTACGAATACTGCTTATTCGGCGAATTTCAATTAATCCGGTACCCTGCTTCCGCCAAGGTAGTAATGGTAGAAAGTGAAAAATCGGCTATAATCGGGCACGTACATTTTCCGGATTTTATTTGGGTAGCTACCGGTGGAGCGGTGAGTTTAAAAAAAGAAAAAGCCAAGGTACTGCAAGGGCGTAAAGTCATGATTATTCCGGACATGCACCAAACCGGTCGGGAAGGCGCCCTGCGCATGCAGGCCATTTTAAAAGAAGTAGGCTGCCGCACCCGCATTTTAGAAATGGACAAACACCGGGAAGACGGCGATGACATTGCCGATATTTTAGTGCGGCGTGCCGGAATGTAA
- a CDS encoding SusC/RagA family TonB-linked outer membrane protein: MKKNSFWKLSILLKTGKISTLAILVLAMSPEVRAFSLTKSATSVTINFPDQHVKGKVTGDKGEELPGVSVRVKGTQQGTTTSPTGDFELSVPENSVLIFSFIGYKTQEIPATQAQGQLTVKLLPDQEQLNEVVVVGYGSQKKVNVTGSVASLDQKVLANRPITNSTQALQNLPGVFTNQTKGRPGADAATIRIRGVGTLNNSNPLVLVDGVEFPLGDVNPNDIESITVLKDAASAAIYGNRAANGVILVKTKSGQKGTFRVDYNFYWGKQEATQFPDAVTNSLEYMEGKNRALANEGKPAESTPALLEEYRAGTDPYIYPNTNWFDLMFRSAPIQEHNLRLSGGGEKTAFSVSLGYLNQEGILIQTSGKRYSLNTNVSADISKKVKIGASLIGNYWVNQESAYSADEGNGEGGLMGLIYRGLPMQTPYAQNGTYADQWIRVPGHNFFRNPVALANEGFRKNNQYRTLANLFLEYQLPFNIRYKTTIATNILFGVEKYSYPQINLTNPKTGVISPIGNTPLRGIRQISQNNINLTNFHTLNWEQTFNQHTLTALGGFSVETFNNGDFSAYNQGYLGNDLTELNAGSTSPQVTGTSGQSKLLSYFGRVNYNYAEKYLLEANFRYDGSSRFAPGNRWGFFPSFSAGWRLSEEEFLKNNRVVSNLKLRGSYGRLGNQLIPLFSYVDAISLGQGYNFNNTLVSGAAITQLSDPNITWETTTMLDFGLEGGFFDNRLTFEIDWFDKKTSNILRQVAVPAQVGNLDGPFRNIGSVANQGIEVNLSFRNTIQQFRYGVDANVTYLKNEVTNLNNQVYYNPNTITQEGSPINAFFGLEAEGIFQTQEEINNHAFQNAGTKPGDLKYRDTDGNKVIDNNDRVVIGNSIPKYTYGFNVSAGYKDLELSAIFQGLADVDTYLTGNLAQPYKNGAGVTREWLTDSWTPENPSAKLPRLTTSNGYPQNYLTSSFWVRDASYLRLKNVQLSYNLPKSLYAKAGLTQLKVFVNAQNYLTFTKFKFSDPERNLIRADLIEYPVAKSFTAGLNVSF, encoded by the coding sequence ATGAAAAAAAATAGCTTTTGGAAGCTATCAATTCTTCTAAAAACGGGAAAAATATCTACTTTGGCGATTCTGGTTTTAGCCATGAGCCCCGAAGTAAGGGCTTTTTCTTTAACTAAATCTGCAACAAGTGTCACCATCAACTTTCCAGATCAACATGTAAAAGGAAAAGTTACCGGCGATAAAGGAGAAGAACTGCCGGGCGTCAGCGTTCGCGTTAAAGGAACCCAGCAGGGAACCACCACTTCGCCCACCGGCGATTTTGAATTATCCGTACCGGAAAACAGCGTATTGATATTTTCTTTTATCGGGTACAAAACCCAGGAAATTCCCGCTACCCAGGCACAAGGTCAGCTAACTGTAAAATTACTGCCCGACCAGGAACAACTGAACGAAGTGGTAGTGGTGGGTTATGGCTCTCAGAAAAAAGTAAATGTAACCGGCTCGGTCGCCAGCCTAGACCAAAAAGTTCTGGCGAATCGCCCTATTACCAATTCTACCCAGGCTCTGCAAAATTTACCCGGGGTTTTCACGAACCAAACCAAAGGCAGGCCCGGCGCGGATGCGGCCACCATCCGGATTAGGGGCGTGGGTACTTTAAATAACAGCAACCCGCTGGTGTTGGTAGATGGCGTCGAGTTTCCGCTGGGCGACGTAAACCCGAACGATATTGAAAGTATTACGGTGTTGAAAGATGCGGCTTCGGCGGCTATTTACGGTAACCGCGCGGCTAACGGGGTTATTCTGGTAAAAACCAAAAGCGGGCAAAAAGGTACTTTCCGGGTGGATTATAACTTTTACTGGGGCAAACAAGAAGCCACCCAGTTTCCGGATGCCGTTACCAACTCCCTCGAATACATGGAAGGAAAAAACCGCGCGCTGGCCAACGAAGGCAAACCCGCCGAAAGCACCCCCGCTTTGCTGGAAGAATACCGGGCCGGCACCGATCCTTATATTTACCCCAACACCAACTGGTTTGATCTGATGTTCCGCTCGGCTCCTATTCAGGAACATAACTTACGGCTTTCCGGCGGCGGCGAAAAAACCGCTTTTTCGGTTTCGTTAGGCTATTTAAACCAGGAAGGTATTCTGATTCAAACTTCGGGGAAACGCTACTCGCTCAACACGAACGTTTCCGCGGACATCAGCAAAAAAGTAAAAATTGGCGCCAGCTTAATTGGTAATTATTGGGTAAACCAGGAAAGTGCTTACAGCGCCGATGAAGGCAACGGCGAAGGCGGCTTAATGGGTTTGATTTACCGGGGCTTGCCCATGCAAACACCCTACGCCCAAAACGGCACCTACGCCGACCAATGGATACGGGTGCCAGGCCATAATTTTTTCCGGAACCCGGTAGCTTTAGCCAACGAAGGCTTCCGGAAAAACAATCAATACCGCACCCTGGCCAATTTATTTCTGGAATACCAGTTGCCGTTTAACATTCGGTACAAAACCACAATAGCTACCAATATTTTGTTCGGGGTGGAAAAATACTCTTACCCCCAAATTAATTTAACCAACCCTAAAACCGGCGTCATTAGCCCGATTGGCAATACGCCCTTGCGTGGTATCCGGCAGATTAGCCAGAACAATATTAACTTAACCAATTTCCACACCTTAAACTGGGAGCAAACTTTTAACCAGCACACGCTAACGGCACTCGGTGGCTTTAGTGTGGAAACGTTTAACAATGGTGATTTCTCGGCTTATAACCAGGGCTACTTGGGCAACGATTTAACGGAATTAAACGCCGGTAGTACCTCACCGCAGGTTACCGGAACCTCCGGGCAATCGAAGCTACTTTCTTACTTTGGCCGGGTTAATTACAACTACGCCGAAAAGTATTTACTCGAAGCCAACTTCCGCTACGATGGCTCTTCGCGTTTCGCGCCGGGTAACCGCTGGGGATTCTTCCCGTCGTTCTCGGCAGGCTGGCGTTTGAGCGAAGAAGAATTTTTAAAAAATAACCGCGTGGTGAGCAATTTAAAACTGCGCGGCTCGTACGGTCGCCTGGGCAATCAGTTGATTCCTTTGTTTAGCTACGTCGATGCTATTTCCTTGGGCCAGGGCTATAACTTTAACAATACGCTGGTGAGCGGGGCCGCTATTACGCAACTCAGCGACCCGAACATTACCTGGGAAACCACCACCATGCTGGACTTTGGTCTGGAAGGTGGCTTCTTCGATAATCGCTTAACTTTCGAAATAGATTGGTTCGATAAAAAGACTTCTAACATTTTACGCCAGGTTGCCGTTCCGGCCCAGGTCGGCAATCTGGATGGACCTTTCCGCAACATTGGCTCGGTAGCTAACCAAGGGATAGAAGTGAACCTTAGTTTCCGGAATACCATTCAGCAATTCCGGTACGGTGTAGATGCCAACGTTACGTATTTAAAAAATGAGGTAACTAACTTAAATAATCAGGTTTATTATAATCCCAATACGATTACGCAAGAAGGTTCTCCCATTAATGCTTTCTTTGGTCTAGAAGCCGAAGGTATCTTTCAGACGCAGGAAGAAATTAACAACCATGCCTTCCAGAACGCCGGCACCAAGCCCGGCGATTTAAAATACCGCGACACGGACGGCAACAAAGTTATCGACAATAACGACCGGGTAGTAATCGGCAACAGCATTCCGAAATACACTTATGGCTTTAATGTAAGTGCCGGCTACAAAGACTTGGAGTTAAGCGCTATTTTTCAGGGATTGGCCGATGTGGACACCTACCTGACCGGCAACCTGGCCCAGCCTTATAAAAACGGCGCCGGCGTTACCCGCGAATGGCTCACGGACTCCTGGACGCCGGAAAACCCCTCGGCTAAATTACCCCGCTTAACCACTTCTAACGGCTATCCGCAGAATTATCTTACGTCCAGTTTCTGGGTGCGCGATGCGTCGTATTTACGATTAAAGAATGTGCAGTTGAGCTACAATTTGCCGAAAAGTTTATACGCCAAAGCCGGCCTTACCCAATTAAAGGTATTTGTCAACGCGCAGAACTACTTAACCTTTACAAAATTCAAATTCAGCGATCCGGAAAGAAATTTAATCCGGGCTGACTTAATCGAATATCCGGTGGCCAAAAGTTTCACGGCCGGTTTAAATGTTTCGTTTTAA